A window from Actimicrobium sp. CCC2.4 encodes these proteins:
- a CDS encoding stomatin-like protein produces MDFSFGSVSLILFILAVVFVMKTINIVPQQTALVVERLGKYHTTLAPGLHIVIPFIDRVAYKHILKEIPLDVPPQVCITKDNTQLQVDGVLYFQVTDPKLASYGSSNYLLAITQLAQTTLRSVIGKMELDKTFEEREQINIAIVNAIDESAANWGVKVMRYEIKDLTPPKEILLAMQAQITAEREKRALIAASEGRRQEQINIANGEREAQIARSEGDQQASINRAQGQAAAIVALAEANADALRKTSSAILEPGGSDAVNLKVAEQYVAAFSQLAKTNNSIIVPANLSDISGLIAGAMQVVKSQQKG; encoded by the coding sequence ATGGACTTCAGTTTTGGTAGCGTCTCGCTGATCCTTTTCATTCTGGCCGTGGTCTTCGTGATGAAGACCATCAATATCGTTCCGCAGCAGACTGCACTGGTCGTGGAGCGCCTCGGCAAGTACCACACGACGCTGGCACCGGGCTTGCACATCGTGATCCCGTTCATCGACCGGGTCGCCTACAAGCACATCCTGAAAGAGATTCCGCTGGATGTGCCGCCGCAAGTCTGTATCACCAAGGACAACACGCAGCTGCAGGTCGACGGTGTGCTGTATTTCCAGGTAACCGATCCGAAGCTGGCCTCGTACGGTTCCTCGAATTACCTCCTTGCGATTACCCAGTTGGCGCAAACTACGCTGCGTTCGGTGATTGGCAAGATGGAACTCGACAAGACTTTCGAAGAGCGCGAACAGATCAATATCGCCATCGTCAATGCGATCGATGAATCGGCTGCGAACTGGGGCGTGAAAGTGATGCGCTACGAGATCAAGGATCTGACACCACCGAAAGAAATCCTGCTCGCGATGCAGGCGCAAATTACGGCCGAGCGCGAAAAGCGTGCCTTGATCGCCGCCTCGGAAGGTCGTCGGCAAGAGCAGATCAATATTGCCAATGGCGAACGCGAAGCGCAAATTGCCAGGTCGGAAGGTGACCAGCAGGCCTCGATCAACCGCGCCCAGGGGCAGGCTGCTGCGATCGTGGCGTTGGCTGAAGCCAATGCCGATGCGTTACGCAAAACCTCATCGGCGATTCTGGAGCCGGGTGGTTCGGACGCGGTTAACCTGAAGGTGGCAGAGCAGTATGTCGCCGCGTTCTCGCAACTGGCCAAGACGAACAATTCGATCATCGTGCCGGCCAATCTCAGCGACATCAGCGGCCTGATTGCAGGTGCGATGCAGGTGGTGAAGTCGCAGCAGAAGGGGTGA
- the smpB gene encoding SsrA-binding protein SmpB, giving the protein MTIVDNRKAFHDYFVEERFEAGLSLQGWEAKSIRAGRVQLKEAYVIVRNNEVFLFGAHISALTSTSTHVHPEATRTRKLLLHAAEIKKMIIKVERSGYTLVPINLHYVGGRIKLEVGLAKGKKQHDKRATERDRDGQREVAQAMKTHRR; this is encoded by the coding sequence ATGACCATAGTTGATAACAGAAAAGCATTCCACGATTACTTTGTCGAAGAGCGCTTCGAAGCCGGCCTTTCGCTGCAAGGCTGGGAAGCCAAATCGATCCGTGCCGGCCGCGTCCAGCTCAAGGAAGCGTACGTGATCGTGCGCAACAACGAGGTGTTCCTGTTCGGCGCACACATCAGCGCCCTGACGTCGACCTCGACCCACGTCCACCCTGAAGCCACGCGCACCCGCAAGTTGCTGCTGCACGCAGCCGAAATCAAGAAGATGATCATCAAGGTCGAGCGCTCCGGCTACACGCTGGTGCCGATCAACCTGCATTACGTCGGTGGTCGCATCAAACTCGAAGTCGGCCTGGCCAAAGGTAAGAAGCAGCACGACAAACGCGCCACCGAGCGCGACCGTGACGGTCAGCGCGAGGTCGCGCAGGCGATGAAGACGCATCGCCGCTAG
- a CDS encoding type II toxin-antitoxin system RatA family toxin, whose translation MAVVHKSVLLGYSAEQMFALVDKVEDYPIFLPWCGGVEVRSREDNKLTATLSINYHGIRQTFTTENTNQPPRLMTMRLVDGPFKLLNGAWNFKPLRSDACKIDFELHYEFSNRLIEGVIGPVFHIIANSFVDSFCKRAEVVYG comes from the coding sequence ATGGCAGTCGTTCACAAATCCGTTCTTCTGGGCTACAGCGCAGAGCAAATGTTCGCACTGGTAGACAAGGTCGAAGACTATCCCATATTTCTGCCATGGTGTGGCGGCGTCGAAGTGCGCTCGCGCGAAGACAACAAGCTGACCGCGACATTGAGCATCAATTATCACGGCATCCGGCAAACCTTCACCACCGAAAATACCAATCAGCCGCCAAGGCTGATGACGATGCGGCTGGTCGACGGACCATTCAAATTGCTCAACGGTGCCTGGAATTTCAAGCCGTTGCGCAGCGATGCCTGCAAGATCGACTTCGAGCTGCACTATGAATTTTCGAACCGCCTGATCGAAGGTGTCATCGGCCCGGTCTTCCATATCATCGCCAACAGTTTTGTGGACTCGTTCTGCAAGCGAGCCGAGGTGGTCTATGGATGA
- a CDS encoding RnfH family protein: MDEALMPVQVCYATPAEQRLVSLALPVGSTIADAVRLAMPDMDVDQHRLGIFSKLKTPETVLRAQDRVEIYRPLQADPKDARRKRAK, from the coding sequence ATGGATGAGGCGCTGATGCCGGTGCAGGTGTGCTACGCGACACCCGCGGAACAGCGGTTGGTATCCCTGGCGCTGCCGGTCGGCAGCACTATCGCCGATGCGGTACGCCTGGCGATGCCTGACATGGATGTCGACCAGCACCGGCTTGGCATCTTCAGCAAGCTGAAAACGCCGGAGACCGTGTTGCGCGCGCAGGATCGTGTCGAAATCTACCGGCCGCTGCAGGCCGATCCCAAAGACGCACGGCGCAAACGCGCCAAGTAA
- a CDS encoding DUF4124 domain-containing protein, with amino-acid sequence MNLISLKFASVIAALLFSGAASAQYVWRDAKGGKQFSDQPPPASIPRRDILKEPSSEPRADTESAPAATTATAPLSTAERNADFRQRRMEQADKDKKAADEKAVAADKTANCARARAYQRSLEEGMRIASTDKNGERYTLNDNQRDVEIRNTRKVVNDCR; translated from the coding sequence ATGAACCTGATCTCGCTGAAATTCGCTTCCGTGATTGCCGCCCTGCTGTTCTCGGGTGCCGCATCAGCACAATATGTGTGGCGCGATGCCAAAGGCGGAAAGCAGTTTTCCGACCAGCCGCCGCCGGCATCGATACCACGCAGAGATATCCTGAAAGAGCCGTCATCCGAACCGCGAGCCGATACCGAAAGTGCGCCCGCAGCGACCACTGCCACCGCACCCTTGAGCACTGCCGAGCGCAATGCCGACTTCCGGCAGCGCCGGATGGAACAGGCCGACAAGGACAAGAAGGCCGCTGATGAAAAGGCCGTCGCTGCCGACAAGACGGCCAATTGCGCGCGCGCCCGGGCGTATCAGCGCAGCCTCGAAGAGGGAATGCGGATCGCCAGTACCGACAAGAATGGCGAGCGATATACGTTGAATGACAACCAGCGCGACGTCGAAATCCGCAACACCCGAAAAGTAGTCAACGATTGCCGCTGA
- the guaB gene encoding IMP dehydrogenase — translation MRLLQKALTFDDVLLVPAYSNILPKDTILQTRLSRNITLNIPLLSAAMDTVTESRLAIAMAQEGGIGIIHKNLTPREQAREVSRVKRFESGVVRDPITIPPNMKIRDVISLSAQHGISGFPVVEGKMVIGIITNRDLRFEEELDAEVRAKMTVREKLVFVKDGAELSEAKRLMNKHRLERVLVVNDDFELRGLITVKDIQKSTEHPFACKDEHGKLRVGAAVGVGADNDERIELLAAAGVDVVVVDTAHGHSQGVLDRVKWVKTNFPHIDVIGGNIATAAAAKALADYGADGVKVGIGPGSICTTRIVAGVGVPQISAISNVAQALKGTGIPCIADGGIRFSGDISKALAAGASSVMMGSMFAGTEEAPGEVILFQGRSYKSYRGMGSMAAMADGSADRYFQDAGSGNDKFVPEGIEGRVAYKGSVLAILYQLVGGVRSSMGYCGCATIEELREKAEFVEITSAGMRESHVHDVQITKEAPNYRAE, via the coding sequence ATGCGTCTTCTTCAAAAGGCACTCACATTCGATGATGTGCTGCTCGTCCCGGCTTATTCGAACATCCTCCCCAAAGACACCATTTTGCAAACGCGCTTGTCACGCAACATCACGCTCAATATTCCATTGCTCTCCGCAGCGATGGATACGGTAACCGAATCCCGCCTGGCGATTGCAATGGCGCAAGAAGGCGGTATCGGCATCATCCACAAGAACCTGACCCCCCGCGAGCAAGCCCGTGAAGTATCCCGGGTCAAGCGTTTTGAATCCGGCGTCGTGCGTGACCCGATCACGATCCCGCCGAACATGAAGATCCGTGATGTCATTTCACTGTCGGCCCAGCACGGCATCAGCGGCTTTCCTGTTGTCGAAGGCAAGATGGTCATCGGCATCATCACCAACCGCGACCTGCGCTTCGAAGAAGAACTCGACGCCGAAGTCCGCGCCAAAATGACCGTGCGCGAAAAGCTGGTCTTCGTCAAGGACGGTGCTGAATTGTCCGAAGCAAAACGCCTGATGAACAAGCACCGTCTTGAGCGCGTACTGGTGGTCAACGATGACTTCGAATTGCGCGGCCTGATCACTGTCAAGGACATCCAGAAATCCACCGAACACCCGTTCGCCTGCAAGGACGAGCACGGCAAGTTGCGCGTTGGTGCGGCCGTTGGCGTCGGTGCCGACAATGACGAGCGCATCGAATTGCTGGCTGCGGCCGGCGTCGATGTGGTCGTCGTCGATACCGCCCACGGTCACTCACAAGGTGTGCTGGACCGCGTCAAATGGGTCAAGACCAACTTCCCGCATATCGATGTCATTGGCGGAAATATCGCCACGGCAGCGGCGGCAAAAGCGCTTGCCGACTACGGTGCTGATGGCGTCAAGGTCGGTATCGGCCCGGGCTCGATCTGCACCACCCGCATCGTCGCCGGTGTTGGCGTACCGCAGATTTCAGCGATCTCGAATGTTGCGCAAGCGCTCAAGGGCACCGGTATTCCGTGCATCGCCGATGGCGGTATCCGCTTCTCGGGCGATATCTCGAAGGCATTGGCGGCAGGCGCGTCCAGCGTGATGATGGGCAGCATGTTCGCCGGTACCGAAGAAGCACCGGGCGAAGTGATTCTGTTCCAGGGCCGCAGCTACAAGTCCTATCGCGGCATGGGCAGCATGGCCGCGATGGCCGATGGGTCGGCAGACCGGTATTTCCAGGACGCCGGTAGCGGCAACGACAAGTTCGTGCCCGAAGGTATCGAAGGCCGTGTCGCCTACAAGGGCAGCGTGCTGGCCATCCTGTACCAGCTGGTTGGCGGCGTGCGTTCATCAATGGGTTATTGCGGTTGCGCAACCATCGAAGAGCTGCGCGAAAAAGCCGAGTTCGTCGAGATCACTTCAGCCGGCATGCGTGAATCGCACGTCCACGATGTGCAGATCACCAAGGAAGCCCCGAACTATCGGGCCGAGTAA
- the guaA gene encoding glutamine-hydrolyzing GMP synthase, whose product MHSKILILDFGSQVTQLIARRVRDAGVFSEVFPYDVSDEFVRNYGAAGVILSGGPNSVIDGDTPRVPQAVFELGVPVFGICYGMQAMAEQLGGKVENGTVREFGYAEVRARGHTGLLDGISDFTTDEGHGMLKVWMSHGDKVTELPAGFKLMASNESCPIAAIADETRHFYAVQFHPEVTHTIQGKAIIGRFVHEICGCKSDWNMPDYIAEAVASIRQQVGSDEVILGLSGGVDSSVAAALIHRAIGDQLTCVFVDHGLLRLNEGDMVMDMFANNLGVKVIRVDATDQFMGHLAGVTDPEAKRKIIGREFVEVFQVESAKLKNAKWLAQGTIYPDVIESAGKGKKGHTIKSHHNVGGLPETLNLKLLEPLRELFKDEVRALGVALGLPPTMVYRHPFPGPGLGVRILGEVKKEYADLLRRADAIFIDELRNCTLDLPTGIDQQGIVKNWYEGTSQAFAVFLPVKSVGVMGDGRTYEYVVALRAVQTQDFMTAHWAHLPHELLGRVSNRIINEVRGINRVVYDISGKPPATIEWE is encoded by the coding sequence ATGCATTCCAAAATTCTGATCCTCGATTTCGGTTCCCAGGTAACCCAGCTGATTGCGCGCCGCGTGCGCGACGCGGGCGTGTTTTCTGAAGTCTTTCCGTACGATGTCAGCGACGAGTTCGTGCGTAACTACGGCGCTGCCGGCGTGATCCTGTCGGGCGGCCCGAACTCGGTTATCGACGGCGATACGCCACGCGTGCCGCAAGCCGTGTTCGAACTAGGCGTGCCGGTGTTCGGTATCTGCTACGGCATGCAGGCAATGGCCGAGCAACTCGGCGGCAAGGTCGAGAATGGCACCGTGCGCGAGTTCGGTTACGCCGAAGTGCGGGCGCGCGGCCATACCGGACTGCTTGATGGCATCAGCGACTTCACCACGGACGAAGGCCACGGCATGCTCAAGGTCTGGATGAGCCATGGCGACAAGGTCACCGAACTGCCGGCCGGCTTCAAGCTGATGGCCTCGAACGAGAGCTGCCCGATCGCTGCCATCGCCGATGAAACACGGCATTTTTACGCAGTGCAATTCCATCCCGAAGTCACCCACACGATTCAGGGCAAGGCCATCATCGGCCGCTTCGTGCATGAAATCTGCGGCTGCAAATCGGACTGGAACATGCCCGATTACATCGCCGAAGCGGTCGCATCGATCCGCCAGCAAGTCGGCAGCGACGAAGTCATTCTGGGCTTGTCCGGCGGTGTCGACAGCAGTGTGGCAGCGGCGCTGATCCATCGCGCCATCGGTGACCAGCTGACCTGCGTGTTCGTCGACCACGGCCTGCTGCGCTTGAACGAAGGCGACATGGTCATGGACATGTTCGCCAACAACCTCGGTGTCAAGGTCATCCGTGTCGATGCCACCGACCAGTTCATGGGACACCTCGCCGGCGTCACCGATCCCGAAGCCAAGCGCAAGATCATCGGCCGCGAATTCGTCGAAGTGTTCCAGGTCGAATCGGCCAAGCTGAAAAATGCCAAGTGGCTGGCGCAGGGCACGATTTACCCGGACGTGATTGAAAGCGCCGGCAAGGGCAAGAAGGGCCACACGATCAAGAGCCACCACAACGTCGGCGGCCTGCCTGAAACCCTGAACCTGAAACTGCTCGAGCCATTGCGCGAACTGTTCAAGGACGAAGTGCGCGCCCTCGGCGTCGCGCTCGGATTGCCGCCAACGATGGTGTACCGCCATCCGTTTCCGGGCCCGGGCCTGGGCGTGCGGATCCTCGGCGAAGTCAAGAAGGAATACGCTGACCTGCTGCGCCGCGCCGACGCGATCTTCATCGACGAGCTGCGCAATTGCACGCTCGACCTGCCGACCGGCATCGACCAGCAAGGCATCGTCAAGAACTGGTACGAAGGCACCAGCCAGGCGTTTGCGGTGTTCCTGCCGGTGAAGTCGGTCGGCGTGATGGGCGATGGCCGCACCTATGAATACGTGGTGGCGCTGCGCGCCGTGCAGACGCAGGATTTCATGACGGCGCACTGGGCGCATCTGCCGCACGAACTATTGGGTCGCGTGTCGAACCGGATCATTAACGAAGTGCGCGGCATCAACCGCGTGGTCTACGATATTTCGGGCAAGCCGCCGGCGACGATTGAGTGGGAATGA
- a CDS encoding tyrosine-type recombinase/integrase gives MLTDTKLRNIKPQDKLYKVNDRDGLYVAVTPAGAISFRYNYSINGRQETITFGRYGTGGITLSEAREQLGEAKKMISNGKSPAREKARDKARIKDAETFGAWAEKWLRGYQMADSTRDMRRAVYERELKPKFGNQKLVEITHEDLRTLTDTIVERGAPATAVHVREVVMQVFRWAIERGQKVENPADMVRPTTIAKFEPRDRALTPDEIGVMYQYMERIGTTPSIRAAAKLLLLTMVRKSELTNATWSEVNFSEALWTVPKERMKRRNPHHVYLSRQALDIFIALKTFAGGSEYVLPSRYDSDLPMSSATLNQVLTLTYRLAQKEGKMLAKFGPHDLRRTASTLLHEAGYNTDWIEKCLAHEQKGVRAVYNKAEYREQRTAMLRDWADMIDEWTVKLPRSTE, from the coding sequence ATGCTGACCGATACCAAGCTGCGCAACATCAAGCCGCAGGACAAGCTCTACAAAGTCAACGACCGCGATGGCCTCTATGTGGCCGTCACACCGGCCGGAGCGATCTCGTTCCGCTACAACTACTCGATCAACGGCAGGCAGGAAACCATCACCTTCGGACGTTATGGCACTGGAGGCATCACCCTGTCGGAAGCTCGCGAGCAGTTGGGCGAGGCCAAGAAGATGATCTCTAACGGGAAGTCACCGGCCAGAGAGAAGGCGCGAGACAAAGCCCGCATAAAAGATGCTGAGACATTCGGTGCTTGGGCGGAAAAGTGGTTGCGCGGCTACCAGATGGCCGACTCGACCCGCGACATGCGTCGCGCGGTCTATGAACGAGAGTTGAAGCCCAAGTTCGGCAACCAGAAGCTGGTCGAGATCACGCACGAGGACTTGCGCACCCTGACCGATACCATCGTGGAACGCGGCGCACCGGCCACAGCAGTGCACGTGCGTGAGGTCGTGATGCAGGTGTTCCGGTGGGCGATTGAACGTGGCCAGAAAGTTGAAAATCCGGCGGATATGGTCAGGCCGACCACCATTGCCAAGTTTGAACCCCGCGACCGGGCGCTGACACCCGACGAGATCGGAGTGATGTACCAATACATGGAGCGTATTGGCACCACGCCTTCCATTCGAGCTGCTGCCAAGCTGCTACTGCTGACGATGGTGCGCAAGAGCGAGCTGACGAACGCGACATGGAGCGAGGTCAATTTTAGCGAGGCGCTTTGGACTGTTCCCAAGGAGCGGATGAAGCGGCGCAACCCGCATCACGTTTATCTATCTCGGCAGGCGTTGGACATATTCATTGCGCTCAAGACGTTCGCAGGTGGTTCCGAATACGTGCTGCCCTCGCGTTATGACTCGGACTTGCCAATGAGCAGTGCCACCCTTAACCAGGTGCTGACGCTGACCTACAGATTGGCACAGAAGGAGGGCAAGATGCTGGCGAAGTTCGGACCGCATGACCTTCGCCGAACGGCAAGCACGTTGCTGCATGAAGCTGGATACAACACCGACTGGATTGAAAAGTGTCTCGCCCACGAGCAGAAAGGCGTGAGGGCGGTGTACAACAAAGCCGAGTATCGAGAGCAACGCACGGCGATGCTGCGAGACTGGGCTGACATGATTGATGAGTGGACGGTCAAGCTACCGCGATCGACGGAGTGA
- a CDS encoding helix-turn-helix transcriptional regulator, protein MHVMTNKTLINRKKLLAMIPLSERTIFNMEQRGEFPRRIALTSRNVAWDLTEVEEWIEARKSSGNQATRPGFTPSIAVA, encoded by the coding sequence ATGCACGTAATGACAAACAAGACGCTCATCAACCGAAAGAAACTACTGGCGATGATTCCATTGTCTGAGCGCACGATCTTCAACATGGAGCAACGGGGAGAATTCCCGCGCCGCATCGCGCTCACCAGCCGCAACGTGGCCTGGGACTTGACCGAGGTTGAGGAATGGATCGAGGCGAGGAAGTCATCGGGCAACCAGGCCACCCGACCCGGATTCACTCCGTCGATCGCGGTAGCTTGA
- a CDS encoding transposase — protein sequence MEKSYSPTFRAEAVSLVNDEGMSVDRVAKQLAIPKSTLFSWVRAGKKELPIAIWDGCDSIVSEAIGRFQDRWRPYSASSRRYPIGKLIQELIDPAVSAYTAKLPPRYLAHLPGAGTGVAVSGIVRLVGLDAMVRLQRQLLRAFILTEDKQTARDKRFVATLESLIELVLACSCKRPKTSVPAKGVSLNTQRKHGFCDLCGNLTELSAFMAKVAEQQVNDTELQDQKKLELSHQYCTGHRPKLTNGEWNPAYRQAKRSIEQFYLELGRINRQCAKRSSPNATTSEDSLVDSYFFHYFSGQTLQPADKADLRNLARLIVDSKLSDTKKKILILRYSGFNQPEIAEHLLGKDNRTLTRQAVSKALASIPAMFHLKQKKRPVR from the coding sequence ATGGAAAAATCGTACTCACCAACGTTTCGAGCCGAAGCAGTCAGCCTAGTCAATGATGAAGGTATGTCTGTGGATCGCGTGGCGAAGCAGCTCGCGATACCGAAAAGCACCCTCTTTAGCTGGGTACGTGCCGGCAAAAAAGAACTACCAATTGCCATCTGGGACGGTTGCGATTCCATCGTCTCGGAGGCCATCGGACGCTTTCAGGATCGCTGGCGGCCGTATTCCGCATCCTCGCGCCGTTACCCTATCGGAAAATTGATACAGGAGCTGATCGATCCCGCCGTGTCCGCGTACACGGCTAAACTGCCACCTCGCTACCTAGCCCATCTTCCGGGAGCTGGGACAGGGGTGGCCGTCAGCGGAATTGTTCGCTTGGTGGGACTTGATGCAATGGTTCGGCTGCAGCGTCAGTTGCTGCGGGCGTTTATCCTTACAGAGGACAAACAGACTGCAAGAGATAAGCGCTTTGTTGCCACACTCGAATCATTGATCGAATTGGTATTGGCCTGCTCTTGCAAGCGCCCAAAAACTTCCGTTCCCGCAAAGGGAGTCAGCCTGAATACACAACGGAAACACGGCTTTTGCGATCTCTGCGGAAATCTGACAGAACTCTCAGCCTTCATGGCGAAGGTTGCAGAGCAGCAGGTCAACGATACAGAACTTCAAGATCAAAAAAAGCTCGAACTCAGCCACCAGTATTGCACTGGGCATCGGCCAAAGCTAACAAATGGCGAATGGAACCCCGCATACAGGCAGGCGAAGCGATCAATAGAGCAATTCTATCTTGAACTGGGCAGGATAAATCGACAGTGCGCCAAGCGGTCTAGCCCAAATGCAACGACGTCGGAGGACTCGCTGGTTGATAGCTACTTTTTCCACTATTTCTCAGGCCAAACATTGCAACCAGCCGACAAAGCAGACTTGCGCAATTTAGCGCGGTTGATAGTGGACTCAAAGCTATCGGACACCAAGAAGAAAATATTGATACTCCGGTACTCTGGGTTCAATCAGCCGGAGATTGCGGAGCATCTTCTTGGTAAAGACAATCGGACATTGACGCGTCAAGCAGTATCTAAGGCACTCGCATCGATACCCGCAATGTTTCACCTGAAGCAAAAGAAACGCCCCGTTCGCTGA
- a CDS encoding DNA-binding protein: MTIEDTLLQRFGPLMSIAQLAAVLDRSPDGLRISLRTTNEWTQRINKTRLKIGQRVYFRTSQIVELFSDESLNDTGT, encoded by the coding sequence ATGACGATAGAAGACACTTTGCTGCAACGGTTCGGCCCGCTGATGAGCATCGCGCAGTTGGCGGCAGTCCTTGACCGCTCACCCGACGGGTTACGAATCAGCCTGCGCACAACGAACGAGTGGACGCAACGGATAAACAAGACCCGCTTGAAGATTGGGCAGCGGGTTTACTTTCGTACCTCGCAGATCGTCGAACTATTCAGTGACGAGTCCCTGAACGACACGGGGACTTGA
- a CDS encoding helicase RepA family protein: protein MAIDVLEAFEHEPPTLDFIWPGFLAGTVGALVAPGATGKSFWALEAAMSIACSVAGGDLVGLAPAHTGRVAYLAGEDPPSALVRRIHAIGQHLGYAARQVIAENLALEPIMGKRLNIMDDAHLRRVIEYGAGARLIVLDTLSRIHALDENSNGNMAHLVAVLEHVAATTGASVLYLHHVSKGSVREGQSDQQQAARGASALIDNARWCGYVARMTEDEAKRLSDRTHDRQPIGNERRSYFMRFGVSKQNYDDTPLDRWYMRHVGGVLVPVELVETRQENRKGGKGRGYDAATY, encoded by the coding sequence GTGGCGATTGATGTACTGGAAGCATTCGAACACGAGCCGCCTACGCTAGATTTCATATGGCCAGGTTTTCTCGCGGGTACTGTCGGCGCACTCGTCGCCCCGGGGGCTACAGGCAAGAGCTTCTGGGCGCTGGAAGCGGCGATGAGCATCGCATGCAGCGTTGCTGGTGGTGACCTTGTGGGCCTTGCTCCCGCACACACCGGGCGCGTGGCCTATCTGGCCGGGGAAGACCCGCCGTCTGCGCTTGTGCGCCGCATTCACGCCATTGGCCAGCACCTCGGGTACGCAGCCCGCCAAGTTATCGCGGAGAACCTCGCGCTAGAGCCGATCATGGGTAAGCGTCTGAACATCATGGATGATGCTCACTTGCGCCGTGTCATCGAGTACGGCGCCGGGGCGCGGCTGATCGTGCTGGATACCCTGAGCCGCATTCACGCCCTTGATGAGAACAGCAATGGCAACATGGCCCATCTCGTGGCCGTGCTTGAGCACGTTGCTGCTACTACGGGCGCATCCGTGCTCTATCTGCACCATGTCAGCAAGGGAAGCGTCCGAGAAGGGCAGTCCGACCAGCAGCAGGCCGCACGTGGCGCGTCCGCCCTGATCGACAATGCCAGGTGGTGCGGTTACGTCGCCCGCATGACCGAGGACGAAGCAAAACGCCTCAGCGACCGTACCCACGACCGGCAGCCCATCGGCAATGAGCGCCGCAGCTACTTCATGCGTTTCGGCGTCAGCAAGCAGAACTACGACGATACGCCGCTTGATCGCTGGTATATGCGGCATGTCGGCGGCGTGCTGGTGCCGGTGGAATTGGTGGAGACGAGGCAAGAAAACAGGAAGGGTGGTAAAGGCCGAGGCTATGACGCAGCAACGTATTAA
- the repC gene encoding replication protein C, IncQ-type — protein MTQQRIKPAYARIDPAHVFDGLFVPTNGKKRGRLLVEPRRFGKLEIGFQGFEQLGVDDQSILLALTAQLGIDQLVIDATPAGPISKQLRPALDFSEDDGAPLATKRTSLRSLLIDSGHNPNTSTNKAKASLNRLRATQIREIDRETGWDRVCNLISISFNHKTEEIHVAANPRLTGAVFRGQHVKVSLFERNELESEAAKLLHCWLCSNIRLGQSLGNGNGARLDTLAPHVWGRTAWEGFAASDRSKKRNQLRAALDEIVDRTRGLQGGIGWAIDQTSSGLVLVSRPKALPFLEGQNQMTPAGLDELMSREP, from the coding sequence ATGACGCAGCAACGTATTAAGCCGGCCTACGCCCGGATTGACCCTGCCCACGTGTTCGACGGACTTTTCGTGCCGACCAACGGCAAGAAGCGTGGGCGGTTGCTCGTGGAGCCACGCCGGTTCGGCAAGTTGGAGATCGGCTTTCAGGGGTTCGAGCAGCTTGGAGTCGATGACCAGTCAATACTGCTGGCCCTAACCGCTCAGCTCGGCATTGACCAGCTTGTGATCGACGCTACACCAGCCGGGCCAATCAGCAAGCAGCTACGCCCTGCGCTGGACTTCAGCGAGGACGACGGCGCACCGCTGGCGACCAAGCGCACCAGCTTGCGAAGCTTGCTGATCGATTCTGGGCACAATCCCAACACCAGTACTAACAAGGCCAAGGCGAGCCTAAATCGGTTGCGCGCCACACAGATTCGGGAGATCGACCGTGAAACTGGCTGGGACAGAGTGTGCAACCTGATTTCCATCAGCTTCAACCACAAGACCGAGGAAATCCACGTCGCGGCTAATCCCCGTCTGACTGGCGCGGTGTTCCGGGGGCAGCATGTCAAAGTCTCGCTATTCGAGCGCAACGAGCTGGAAAGTGAAGCGGCCAAGCTGCTGCACTGCTGGCTTTGCTCGAACATTCGGCTGGGCCAATCGCTGGGCAATGGGAATGGGGCGCGCCTAGATACTCTCGCGCCTCATGTATGGGGTCGGACGGCATGGGAAGGCTTTGCAGCATCCGACCGCAGCAAGAAGCGCAACCAGTTGCGGGCGGCGCTGGACGAGATAGTAGACCGCACCCGCGGGCTACAGGGCGGCATTGGCTGGGCCATCGATCAGACCAGCAGCGGGCTTGTGCTGGTGAGCCGTCCCAAGGCGCTCCCATTCCTTGAAGGCCAGAATCAGATGACCCCGGCAGGACTAGATGAACTCATGAGCCGTGAGCCATGA
- a CDS encoding antitoxin MazE family protein: MPSIHESTGKVARHRERLRAAGLRPGQFWVPDTRSPEFAAQVRQQCRKLNSDPAEAEILRFTEDVASHVEGWE; the protein is encoded by the coding sequence ATGCCATCAATCCATGAATCAACCGGCAAGGTAGCACGTCACCGCGAGCGTTTGCGTGCTGCGGGGCTGCGGCCTGGGCAGTTTTGGGTGCCGGACACCCGCTCGCCTGAGTTCGCGGCGCAGGTGCGCCAGCAGTGCCGGAAGCTAAATAGCGACCCGGCAGAAGCAGAAATTTTGCGCTTCACCGAAGATGTGGCATCCCACGTTGAGGGTTGGGAATGA